The Puntigrus tetrazona isolate hp1 chromosome 19, ASM1883169v1, whole genome shotgun sequence genome has a segment encoding these proteins:
- the mrps18b gene encoding 28S ribosomal protein S18b, mitochondrial, which translates to MAAYLQRIGVVICRTFPLVLQRNIQAQRIRDWKITAPFLHLNLRALSSTPSADGAEVPSKYSNRPWKYIESEEYIERYGSKPVWSNYRRNHKGGIPPQKTRKTCIRGDKICSNACPICRDPNIIVHYKNVNLLQQFICPQTGFVYDCTQTGVCMKQQKLINKAIETARDCGLIFVQLPHVEYSKEDYSNTHGAVAPTPAPFSPSSGELWYHWYGSIKPDERELVRVKRVYKDYLKPDV; encoded by the exons ATGGCAGCCTACTTACAACGCATTGGAGTAGTTATCTGCCGCACATTTCCCCTCGTTTTACAACGAAATATTCAAGCACAG AGAATCCGTGATTGGAAAATAACTGCTCCATTTCTGCACCTGAATCTTCGTGCTTTATCATCAACACCTTCTGCTGATGGCGCCGAGGTACCGTCTAAATATTCAAACAGACCATGGAAATACATAGAAAGTGAAG AGTACATTGAACGCTATGGATCAAAGCCTGTGTGGTCTAACTATAGGAGGAACCACAAGGGGGGCATCCCTCCTCAAAAGACAAGAAAGACCTGTATT AGAGGTGATAAGATATGCAGCAACGCTTGTCCCATCTGTCGTGATCCAAACATCATCGTCCATTACaag AATGTGAACTTATTGCAGCAGTTCATTTGTCCTCAAACAGGATTTGTGTATGATTGCACTCAAACcg GTGTGTGTATGAAACAACAGAAACTAATTAACAAGGCAATCGAAACTGCTAGAGATTGTg GTTTAATCTTTGTCCAGTTACCTCATGTTGAGTACTCTAAAGAAGACTACTCAAACACTCACGGTGCTGTAGCACCAACCCCTGCCCCGTTTTCTCCCAGTTCTGGAGAACTGTGGTATCACTGGTATGGGAGTATAAAACCAGATGAGCGAGAACTTGTGAGGGTCAAGCGAGTATACAAAGATTACCTGAAACCAGATGTGTGA